The Sphingomonas alpina genome has a segment encoding these proteins:
- a CDS encoding TolC family outer membrane protein, giving the protein MRRTYFLVGTALALAAAPASAETLRDALVKAYNTNPTLSGERARVRSQDENVPIAKAQGRPSLSTDGGFTQNVLNGPGATSLNSPERTLNATARFSVPLYNGGAVKNSVRGAETRVEAAQLGLRGTEADLFNAVVGAYMDVIRDEAIVGLNQQNVKVLDVNLQASRDRFQVGDLTRTDVAQSEARLAVARSQLQTAESRLISSRENYVRLVGDVPGSLETPPAVPGTPAGSEQAVEIALDNNPNLLAAQKNRDASDFDIKAARAGRLPRISGVATGNYFNYLGTLGDGLNVPGGLGSQNGTSASAGLSFTLPLYQGGLPAAQVRQAQERRGQAIEQVTETERTVIANTRSAYAVWKSSEEVIASSEVAVNANKLSLEGVRAENSVGNRTILDILNAEQELLNSQVTLVTARRDAYVARFALQVAMGRAEARDLGLDGGPLYDPVTNYKRVRGKWNDWASDPAPQPVATSTRQTRAQGSEVTRPLDPILDAPVDRGTANPAGEPK; this is encoded by the coding sequence ATGCGTCGGACCTATTTTCTCGTCGGAACCGCGCTGGCGCTGGCTGCCGCACCCGCGTCGGCGGAAACGCTGCGCGATGCGCTGGTCAAGGCGTACAACACCAACCCGACGCTGTCGGGCGAGCGCGCCCGTGTCCGGTCGCAGGACGAGAATGTGCCGATCGCCAAGGCGCAGGGGCGGCCCTCGTTGAGCACGGACGGCGGGTTCACTCAGAATGTCCTCAATGGCCCCGGCGCGACGAGCCTCAATTCCCCTGAGCGCACGCTCAATGCGACTGCCCGGTTCTCGGTGCCGCTCTACAATGGTGGTGCGGTAAAGAATTCGGTGCGCGGCGCGGAAACACGCGTCGAGGCCGCACAGCTTGGTTTACGCGGGACTGAAGCCGATCTCTTCAACGCAGTGGTCGGCGCGTACATGGACGTCATTCGCGACGAAGCGATCGTCGGATTGAATCAGCAGAATGTGAAGGTTCTCGACGTCAATTTGCAGGCGAGCCGTGATCGCTTCCAGGTCGGTGATCTGACGCGCACCGACGTTGCCCAGTCGGAGGCACGTCTCGCCGTCGCGCGAAGCCAGTTGCAGACCGCGGAATCGCGCTTGATCTCCAGCCGCGAGAATTATGTCCGGCTGGTCGGGGATGTGCCCGGTTCGCTGGAAACGCCCCCTGCCGTTCCCGGCACGCCGGCCGGCTCGGAACAGGCGGTCGAGATTGCGCTCGACAACAATCCCAACCTGCTTGCGGCACAGAAGAACCGCGACGCGTCCGATTTCGACATCAAGGCTGCACGGGCCGGCCGTCTCCCGCGCATCAGCGGCGTCGCGACTGGCAATTATTTCAACTATCTCGGCACGCTCGGCGATGGGCTGAATGTGCCGGGCGGCCTTGGGTCGCAGAACGGCACCTCGGCGAGTGCCGGCCTGTCGTTCACGCTGCCGCTATACCAGGGCGGGCTTCCTGCCGCTCAGGTTCGCCAGGCACAGGAGCGGCGCGGCCAGGCGATCGAACAGGTCACCGAAACCGAACGGACCGTCATCGCCAACACGCGCTCGGCCTATGCGGTATGGAAATCGTCGGAAGAGGTGATTGCATCGTCCGAAGTCGCGGTGAATGCCAACAAATTGTCGCTTGAGGGCGTCCGCGCCGAGAACAGCGTCGGCAACCGCACGATCCTCGATATCCTCAACGCCGAACAGGAATTGCTCAACTCGCAGGTCACGTTGGTGACGGCGCGGCGCGATGCCTATGTCGCACGCTTCGCATTGCAGGTGGCGATGGGCCGGGCCGAGGCGCGCGACCTGGGACTCGACGGCGGGCCGCTCTATGATCCGGTGACCAACTACAAGCGGGTCCGTGGCAAATGGAACGACTGGGCCTCGGACCCGGCGCCGCAGCCGGTCGCCACCAGCACCCGGCAGACCAGGGCGCAGGGCTCGGAAGTCACCCGTCCGCTTGACCCGATCCTTGACGCGCCGGTTGACAGGGGTACTGCAAATCCCGCAGGTGAGCCGAAGTAG
- a CDS encoding protein-L-isoaspartate O-methyltransferase family protein has protein sequence MKLTAIDSDRFTAMRHAMVASQLRTNAVSDPRVVAAMARVPREAFLPAEAQALAYRDTALPLGQGRFQNVPIATGRLLTEAYLLPADKVLLIGAAGGYTAAVLAELVTSVVAVESDAALAALAREALVGTAGVTLVEGPLETGHAAGAPYDVLMVDGAVEQLPDSLVAQLRDGGRVVAGIADRGVTRLTSGRKSEGGFALLDFADIDCVPLPGFARAKTFTF, from the coding sequence ATGAAATTGACGGCAATCGACTCCGACCGCTTTACCGCCATGCGCCATGCGATGGTGGCAAGCCAGTTGCGCACCAACGCGGTCAGCGACCCGCGTGTGGTCGCGGCCATGGCGCGTGTCCCGCGTGAGGCTTTCCTGCCCGCCGAGGCGCAGGCGCTTGCGTATCGCGACACCGCGCTGCCGCTTGGGCAGGGACGCTTCCAGAATGTGCCGATCGCGACCGGACGGCTGCTGACCGAGGCTTATCTGCTCCCCGCCGACAAGGTTCTGCTGATCGGTGCGGCTGGCGGCTATACCGCCGCTGTGCTCGCCGAACTGGTGACGTCGGTGGTTGCCGTGGAAAGCGATGCCGCGCTCGCTGCACTGGCGCGCGAGGCGCTGGTCGGCACGGCCGGGGTGACGCTGGTCGAAGGACCGCTCGAGACCGGGCACGCCGCTGGCGCGCCCTATGATGTCTTGATGGTCGACGGCGCGGTCGAGCAGCTGCCCGATTCGCTCGTCGCGCAATTGCGCGATGGCGGACGCGTCGTCGCCGGAATCGCCGACCGTGGCGTCACCCGGCTGACATCGGGCCGCAAGAGCGAAGGCGGTTTCGCGTTGCTCGATTTCGCCGACATCGATTGTGTCCCGCTGCCTGGCTTCGCCCGGGCCAAGACCTTCACCTTCTGA
- a CDS encoding DeoR/GlpR family DNA-binding transcription regulator — translation MLTEQRKRHLLSLLKQDGRIVAKSVAAGLGLSEDTIRRDLRELAAEGLLQRVHGGALPASPAVGTLATRLSIGAADKAAIGRYAASMIRPGQTVFVDGGTTAMQLVNHLDHRLMATIVTHSPLVAGALADHAVDVLLIGGKLFKHSMVSVGVAALRAVSEIRPDIFFMGVTGVHPTAGLTTGDPEEAAMKRAIADTAAELVVMASSEKIGAASHFVIAPIERTDILITPAGTDQDSSTQFTALGVDVRRV, via the coding sequence ATGTTGACCGAGCAACGCAAGCGCCACCTTCTTTCCCTGCTCAAACAGGACGGACGGATCGTGGCGAAAAGCGTGGCGGCCGGCCTCGGGTTGTCGGAAGATACGATCCGGCGCGATTTGCGCGAACTTGCTGCCGAAGGTCTCCTGCAACGAGTTCATGGTGGCGCACTGCCGGCATCTCCCGCGGTGGGAACATTGGCCACCCGGTTGTCGATCGGTGCGGCCGACAAGGCTGCAATCGGGCGATATGCGGCGTCGATGATCCGGCCGGGACAGACTGTCTTTGTCGATGGCGGCACGACCGCGATGCAACTCGTCAATCATCTCGATCACCGGCTGATGGCGACGATTGTCACGCACAGCCCACTCGTCGCCGGCGCGTTGGCGGACCACGCCGTCGATGTGCTGTTGATCGGCGGCAAGCTGTTCAAGCATTCGATGGTGAGTGTGGGCGTCGCCGCGCTGCGGGCCGTGAGCGAGATCCGGCCCGATATATTCTTCATGGGCGTCACAGGTGTTCATCCGACCGCAGGGCTGACCACGGGTGACCCGGAAGAGGCGGCAATGAAGCGGGCGATCGCCGATACTGCCGCGGAACTCGTGGTCATGGCGTCGTCGGAGAAGATCGGCGCCGCATCGCACTTTGTCATCGCACCGATCGAGCGGACCGATATTCTGATCACCCCAGCCGGCACCGATCAGGATTCCAGCACGCAATTCACGGCGCTCGGGGTTGACGTGAGGCGGGTCTAG
- a CDS encoding GDP-mannose pyrophosphatase, producing MSLSDRIRIHNVTTLSDDWYVLKKTSFDWRRADGSWQTMNRETYDRGNGATLLPYDPIRRTVLLTRQFRFPAYVNGCDDLLIEAAAGLLDEASPEDRIRAEVEEELGLTLGATRAIFSCYMSPGSVTERLYFFVAEYDPIMRTGRGGGNASEGEDIEVIELGIDAALEMIGAGAIQDGKTIMLLQYAALNLLAPTKAAA from the coding sequence ATGTCACTGAGCGATCGAATCCGCATTCACAACGTCACCACCCTGTCGGACGACTGGTACGTTCTGAAAAAGACCAGCTTTGACTGGCGGCGCGCCGATGGCAGCTGGCAGACGATGAATCGAGAGACCTATGATCGGGGCAATGGCGCCACCTTGCTGCCCTATGACCCCATTCGCCGGACGGTGTTGCTGACGCGGCAGTTCCGCTTTCCCGCCTATGTCAACGGATGCGACGATCTGCTGATCGAGGCGGCGGCCGGCCTGCTTGACGAAGCGTCACCCGAGGACCGTATCCGCGCCGAAGTGGAAGAGGAGCTGGGTTTGACGCTTGGCGCCACCCGGGCGATCTTCAGCTGTTATATGAGCCCCGGCTCCGTCACCGAACGGCTGTATTTCTTCGTTGCTGAATATGACCCGATCATGCGCACCGGACGGGGCGGCGGAAATGCATCGGAAGGCGAGGATATCGAGGTCATCGAACTCGGCATCGACGCTGCGCTTGAAATGATTGGCGCCGGAGCGATCCAGGACGGCAAGACCATCATGCTGCTGCAATATGCCGCGCTCAACCTGCTGGCGCCGACAAAAGCCGCGGCATGA